The Bacteroides ovatus genomic interval TAACAGATAAATTTACGTCCCCATTCTCATCCAATGGGGTGAAGGTGGCCGCAACCATACCTTCCAGTTTTTCATAATTGTTCATAGTGCATTTAATTAGATTGTTATTTTACTTTATTTTCAGAAAGTTCCTTTCAAAATTAAGGGAGTTCGTATACCAGGTTGTATTTCACCGCTTACCACGTAAACGTCATTCCCCATATAAACCGCATTTGTCGTAACAGGAATAGGATAAGGGCAGTCTAAAGAATCCACCAAAGAATTTGTTTCTGTACTGATGACTCGTAGCTTACGGCTAAATCCCGGATGCTCGGGAGATGTAGGTAGTATTTCTTCAACTCCTCCCAGTAGTATTATCTTGTCTTTTTCATATGGAATAGCAGTCCCCGCCATTACAGGAAAATTACCAGCTATTTTGCTCCATTTCCTGCTACCTGGTTCATATACGTACCCCTCCGTATATTCTACCATCACTTCATTCGGAGCATAACTCCTTCCACTAAAAAGATAGAATCGTCCTCCCTGAACTACACTCACCGCATAGGCGAGCGATGGTCCCTCCCAACCGGGCATCTTCTGCCATCCTTTTTCTTTATGCAATAAATCAAGCATATAAAAATGATTGGTCGACTGTTCATTTGTCATAGTTTCCTGCCCCCCAGCAATATAAATACAGTTATCCCCAATAGCCCCCGTTGCATTTGCCAACGGAACCGGTAAAGCCGGATAACTAACAGAATCTACTACAAATGAAACGCCCTCTTTTTTTATGAGAAAAACTTTATCGCTACATTGCATACGATCGCATCCTCCAATACATAATAACCCTTCCGGCAAGCATATCGAAACTCCATAAGCTAATGGGCTGTTAAGGAAATCATCATAAACAGTCCACTTATCCATGTGCAGATCATAACTATATAAAGTAGACCACCAAGTTTTAACTCCTCCCTCCCAAGGATATTTATCAGGAAAGTTGGCTCCTCCCAGCACTAGTAATTTATCCTCTACTATTCCTGAGTATGCACCAGCCAATCCAACGTTTTTCAGCATACCGGTACATCCCGGAAGTAACAATGAGTTTTCCCATTGCATTACTATCTTATTTTCTCCTTTTCTCGAACAAGCCGTATTCATATATGATAAAATTAAAGATAAATATAAAATAAAAAAATACTGTTTTCTCATATACTATCTATCCTTTCTTCTTCGTTTTTCTCTGCCATCAATTCCAGACTCCGGTTCACTTTAAAAATCTTATAAACCTCAAAATGTCTTTCAATGGCATCACGATAGCCTTTCTCATCTCCTTTTCTTATAAAATCCAATAAATCAGCATGAGTAGCTATTCTGCCGCTTTTACTCATCTCTATATTTATAGGTTTTAAGTAGTCTTTGAACTTTTCTTTCACATAGACAAGTATAGGATGAATGATTTCCTGAAATTCAGATATTATTTTATTTCCCGTAATTTTGTATAGTTTTGTATGAAAAGCCGATTCGCTGATTAACGCATACTCGTTATTCTCGAAAACAATTCCCATTTTCACAATCTCGCTCAATTCCTCAATATCTTTAGGAGTTATCTTACGGAAAATATCACTTGATATTCCTATTTCAAGTGCGATTCTGAAATCCAATAAATCCAAAATTGTTTCTTCACTCAAAACACGAGGATCTATCACTCTTTTCATTCCACCTAAAATGGAAGGTTCAGTCAAAACCATTCCCTTACGAGGGCGCGCATGAATCAGTCCCATCATTTTCAAACGGCTCAAAGCTTCTCTGACAACACTTCTTGCAACTCCTAATTCTGCGGCCAGATTATTCTCATTGGGAATAGAATCTCCACATCTCAAATCATTCTTTTTAAAGTAGGTAAGTAAGCTGTCTTCTACCTGATCGATCAATGTTGTTTGATTAATTTCTATCTTCATATTATTAGATTTTACCATTTGTAGTATTTGTCTGACAAATAATACAAATGCAATATTAAGAGATTTTTTTTAGAATACAAGGGCATTATAATAAGAAAATGCACATTTATGTTGAAAAACATACTTTTAGTACATATTGAGCTCTCATTTAGAACAATAGCAAGAGCAGAGATACTCATTTTAAACATAGTAGCGATATCTACTTATTATAGTGAAGGCATAAATTCATAAGATAGGATACCCAAAAAATAAGCAATTAAAGATACAGACAAAATCACATATAAAAATCTAGGTTATGTCTATTGTATCTTTTATCTTTGCAACAATCAAAAAAAGCGATTATATGAGTCCTGATTCAGAATATACAGAAACACATGAGAATAAAATCTATGCCACTCTTGACAAACTGGGAATAGCGTATCAAAGTCTACACCACCCAGCCATAATGACTATGGAGGAAGGAGCAGAAATAGCCCAAAAGCTAGGTTGTACTTCATGCAAAAGTCTGTTTCTGACTAATAAACAGCAAGAATACTTCATGCTCTTATTGCCTGCAAATAAAAAATTGAAAACAAAAGAACTTGCCGGGCAGATAGGTAGTTCCCATCTCTCTTTCGCTTCCGAAAAGGCAATGGAAAATCTCTTGTGTACTTTTCCGGGGGCTGTCAGTATTCTAGGTCTTATCTACGATAAAGAGAACAAAGTACAGCTCCTGATTGATAAAGAAATTCTTGAATCAACATATATAGGATGTCATCCATGCGTAAACACATGCAGTCTAAAAATCAGGTTGGAGGACATTCTTAAAATACTATTGCCCAAAATCAGTCATCAGAATTTTAATATCGTGGAGTTATAATCCGAAATTACAAAGTCGTACATTCTGCAAAAAAAACGAACATTTAAGCTAGTTTCACGACTTAATTAAAGTACATGTCTTGTTCCTCGGTGAGAAACACATCGTTGCACACCGAGAAACGGGTCGTTCCTTTTAAAGGAACGGGGCTTTGGTTTTAAACCAAAAAACAAGCCATATAATCAGCTAAATATCAGCGTATTATCAGATTGCTATTCCAACTAATAAGCATATTGGAATTTTATTGACAACTTACGATAGGATGGGAATGATAGAATAACAGAAAGGATAGAAAAATTCATTTTAAACATGGTGACGGTATCCACTTATGATAGTGACGGTATATTCGTGGGATAGGGTAACCATCCCGACCGGATAGTGACGCTATGTTTTTGCTGGGAAAAGAGCATAAAAAAAGGCTATCTATCCCAGACAGCCAATCTTTTGTTAACCTTAAATCTAATACTATGAAAAACACATTGCAAAGATACGGACTTTCTGCATATCTCCAAATTTTCAGGCTCAAGTAGCGTATCTTATAACATGGTTTAATAGAAGTAACAGTTTCGTTAACATTTAACATAAATCCATCGGATATTAACAAATATCCGATGGAGTAGATTCAGAGATTACTCATATCGCAATGAACGAGCAGGTTTGCTCATTATTATTTTCATTGTCTGGAAAGCCACTGTCACAAATGAGATAAACAGCATCAGCAATACAGGTACTATAAAGAACCACGCTTTGAGATCGGTACGGAAAGCATAATGGCTTAACCAGGCATTCATACTAAACCAAGCTACCGGAAGAGCTATAACAACTGCAATCAAAATCAACTGGAAAAATCCTTTGACCAACTGATAGAAAAGATTCCAGCGGGAAGCTCCCAACACTTTACGTATTCCCATCTCTTTGGTGCGGGTGGAACAGGAAAACATGACTAATACCCAAAGTCCGAGACAGGAAATAAAGATTGCCAATCCGGTGAACGAACCGATCATCGCTCCGAAAACCTCGTCTTGCCGATATTGGTGGTCGAAGAACTGATCGAGGAAGAAATAATCAAAGCTGGAATCCGCAAAATACTGATTCCAGATCTCTTGCACTTGAGATACCAGTTCACGGGGATTTCCGGAAGCCATCACAACAGAGATATAACGCTGGGGCAACCAATCAATTTTATCTTTATGAATCAGCATGATAGGTGTATAGTTCTTGCTCAACGCCTGCTGATGATAATCTTTCACCACTCCGATAATCTGCATCGGCGCATCAGTACATTCCACTGTTACCAACTCGCCTATCGCCTCATCATTGGAAGCAAATCCCAGATTACGTACAGCTGTTTCATTAATCACCAGTTTATCGACATCATCACCATATTCTTCGGAGAAACTTCTTCCGGCTACTATCTGCAAACCGTATGCATCCGCATAATCAGGATCACAAGCCAGCATCTCATAAAGACGGTTCTGCTTCAAAGCGTCATTGGTGCGACGATTGGAAAGGAATGTGGCCACTTCTTCGCCCGGCACGGCACCGGAAAAAGTAACCCGATGGACCAGAGGAAGACGCGCGATTGCTTTTTTCATTGCTTCCAACTTGATATTCTGCCCCTCTGTATGTCCCGGAAACTTAACCACTAATGTCTGGCTGGTTTTCACTCCCAAAGATTGATTGCGCATAAAATTCAGCTGTGCAAAAACAATCAATGTAACACAAAGTAAAATCATGGAAGCTGTATACTGGACAACCACCAGTACCTGACGGGTTCGGTCGCCTGACTTGCTATGCAAAAACTTCCCTTTCAACAAGGTTATAGGTTTGCGATTCAACAAAGCCAATGCCGGATAATACCCGGAAATAAATATTCCGGCTATAAAAACGAGAACCAGCAAAATCCACCAGTAATCCATGAACCAGACAGAAAACGTAACTGTACGTCCTACCAATTGGTTGAAATGTGGAAGAACCAGTTCTATTAATCCCACAGCTAATATGAAAGCTATCAGATTCATAACCAAGGCCTCAAACAGGAATTGATAAATCAACTGTTGGCGGAAAGCTCCCACTACCCTGCGCACTCCCACTTCTTTAGCACGCTCCATCGAACGTGCTACGGTCAGATTGATATAGTTAATCCAGGCAATAACCAGAATAGCGACAGCCGCAAAAATCAGGGCGATCATAGCAGAACGATTTCCTTTGGTTTCCGTCTCATAGCCTATCTGTGGGGTGAGATGTATATCTGCCAAGGGAATTAAAGACACGCCCCACGTCTTATTTTTCAGTGCTTCCTCTGTCTTGTATTTCTCCGCCATCACAGGAAATTCTTTTTCTATCTCCGCTTTTCTTTCCGGTGAATCGAGCAAAACATACGTATAGGCTTCATGCTTATACCAGTATTCCTGCATATATTGAGGCAGAGAGGCATAGGAAATCAGAAAATTATAATGAATGTGTGAGTTGGAGGGCATTTCTTTCATGACTCCGGTCACTTCGCACGATACTTTATCATACGTTCCGGTAAAGATCAGAATTTTGCCGATAGGGTCTTCATCTTTGAAATACTTACGGGCAATACGTTCGGTGATTACCACTTGCCGGGGCATGGAGAGACAAGTCTTTTTATCCCCTTTCAGAAGTTCGAAATCAAAAAGACGGAAGAAGCCCGGATCGGCATAGGCTATCTGATTCTCCCGTAATGTCAGTTCGCCATATTTCACAATCTGCTCCGGTTGGAGATGGGTAGCGATACGGGTATAATCTTCGATTCCGGCAAGATTCTCTTTCATGGCCGAGGCATATCCGAAAGAGCTGGTCGCCCAGTAATCGGTCAGGACTTCCCCTTCATGAAAAGTACTTTGCACCCGATAGATATGGGCATATTTCGTGTGCATTTTATCAAAGCTGAACTCAAAAGTGACATAGGTTAGCATCAGTAATGCCGATGCCATTCCGATTGCCAATCCAAAGATATTGATGAAACTGAACTTCTTCCGCTTCATCAGATTCCGATAGGCACTATTCCAGTAATTCCCTATCATACGGTTTCGTTTTTAGATGACGTTTTCTTTTCCAGCGGACGGTTGATGTTTTCGGCTACAATCTGTCCGTCCAATAGTTGGATGACCCGGTGTGCATACTTCGCATCCCGCTGTGAGTGGGTGACGATAATGATTGTGGTTCCCTGACGGTTGAGTTCGCTCAACAGTTCCATCACTTCGATGCCATTCACCGAATCCAGATTTCCGGTAGGTTCGTCGGCCAGCAGTAGTTTACATTCGGTCACTACGGCACGGACAATGGCTACACGCTGTTGCTGTCCGCCGGATAACTGCTGGGGATAATGATTCGCACGATGTAACAGGTTGACTTTTTCGAGCACTTTATTGACTCGTTCTTTCCGTTGGAGAGTCTTCATACCCAGATAGACAAGTGGCAGTTCCACATTCTCATACACGGTCAGTTCGTCAATCAGGTTGAAACTCTGAAAGATAAAGCCCAGATTACCTTTCCGCAAAGCAGTCAACTGGTTTTCAGTCATTTTATCGACTTGCTTCCCCTCAAAAAAGTAAGAACCGGAAGTCGGAGAATCCAATGTACCGAGAATATTCAGCAAGGTGGATTTGCCGCATCCTGACGGTCCCATTATCGCTACAAATTCTCCTTGTTCCACCTGTAAGGTGACATCATTCAATGCTTTTGTCTGCACCTCTTCTGTGGTGAAAAGCATAGATAGTTTTTCTGTTTTAATCATAATAATTATTCATTATTTTAGTATTAGTTTCTCATTGTCTCCAAATAATTCATACCCGGATATGATTACTTTCTCACCCGGAGACAAACCGTCTGTCACCTCGTAATACAGTGGATTCTGCCGTCCTATCTTCACAGGGCGCCGCGTGGCAAATGTACCACTTTCATCGACAACGTACATCCATCGGCCCCCGGTAATTTGAAAGAATCCGCCACGGGGAACCAGAATAGCTTGTGCCGGATCACCCAATTGCAGGTTTATGTGATAAGTCTGTCCGGCACGGATATTCTCCGGTCGTTCGGATATAAAATTGAGGTCTGTACGAAACTGACCGTCTTTCACTTCAGGATAAGGTTTAGTCACTTCCAGTTTATAGGTTCCTCCGTCACGGGTAAAGTCGGCAGGAAGTCCGGGAAGTACCCGTTCTACGTAGTGCTCGTCTATCTGTGCCTGTACTTTAAGGTCGGAAGTGATGATTTGCCCGATATGTTCGCCGGCAGAAATAGATTGCCCGATTTGCGCATTCAGGTTTCCTACCTGTCCGTCAATCGGAGCTTTCACTTTCAGGTTTTCCAAACGCTCACGAACCAATGCCAAGCTCCGTTTCATATTACGTATATTCTCGTCAAGACTGCCTATCTGACTTTCCCGAAAAATATGATCCTGCCGGATACGTTCGTCAATAACAGCCAGTTGCTCTTTGGCTGCTATATATTCTTCCTCTGCCTGGCGATAGTCTTCACGTGCTATCAGTTGTTCGTTTACCAAACGTTTATACTGCTCATAACGGCGTTGCTTCCCGATAAGCTCTTTATTCAGGCCGATACGTTCTTGTTTCAGTTGCAGTCGTTCCTGCTCCATACTAATCCGGGTATTACGCAACTCGTTTTCCTGATAAGCAAGATCGGCTTCACTCTGCATGATACCGATATTGAGCAATGGGTTGCTAAGACGCAGAATCACATCACCGGCCTTTACCATAGCTCCCTCTTCTTTCAGGCGCTCTTCCACACGACCGCCCTCGATGGCATCCATATAGATAATCCGGCTAGGCATGACCTGACCAATCACACGGATATAATCACTGAACTCGGCCTGCTCGACAGTAGCAATTGTCAGCCGGTCTTTCTCCACTGCCATAGAAGAAGCTGTATCTCTGAAAATAAAATAGGCAATCACAGCAAGTCCGAGCATTACCCCACCGACCCAATAAAGACGTTTGCGATTGATGCCGGGTTTTCGTTCAATAAGTGTATCCATAATGGTTTATAAAAAAGTTCCTTGTCGATAATATTTTTCTAGTTTCATCATCATTTCTATTTGCAAGCGTACACGAACCAGTTCTGCTTTGGCAGCAATAAACCGGTTACGGGCTTCCATCAGTTGAAAGACGGAAATCAATCCCTCTTCCCATTTCCGTTCGGATTCTTTCAGTACCAGTGTTTCAGCGTCAAGTTGTGATAATGCCTGCTGATGTTCACTATATCCGGTGTGAAGAGAAAGGAGTGTTTGCTCAATATCCGTATATAATTGTTGTTTTTCAAGTTCTTCTTCGTTTTTGAGCCGATACATATTCAATTTCAGCTTGCGCTGATTGGTCAAACGTTGCAAACCGCTTAGCAGGGGAAAGGAGATGCCAACACCCACATATTTTCCTATATTATCACGCAATTGTCTGGCCGAGAAAGCTGTATTATAATAATTGGAACCGACGGTGAAACGAGCAAAGACAGAGGGTGAGAAAGCTCCTCCCGCTATCGCATACTCTTTATGAGCTGCTTTTTGTTTCAAATCAATCATACGTATGGAGGGCAATATTTCGATAGATTGTGCGTATAGAGTTTCCACAGTCGAAACAGAATATGGTGGTAATTGGGATGCTGTAATCGTATCCAGAATAGCGAGTGTGTCGCCCGGCTGGATATTCATTAATTGTTTCAGATGCAATAAAGCGATCCGACTGCTATTTCCGCGCGACTGATAACGATAAATATCTCCCTCCCGGCGTGCTTTCACCTCCTGTAAATCGGAAGCTGATTTCAATCCCAGTTCCACGAAGACCTCTGTCTGTTTCAAATACCTTTCGCTCAACCGGCTTTGTTCCAAAGCAAGATCGAGCAATTTTCTCTCCAGAATCAGTTTGTAATAAGCATCCGTCACCTGATAGGCCAGTTCATTCTGTTTCTCTTTCAGCTCCCATTCACTACGTTCTTTGTTCATTTTCCGGAAACGCACCTGATTGATACGCGAAAAGCCTTCAAATAAGGAAAGTGTCATATCAAGTCCCACCGTTCCCTCTTCAAAAGATTCACTGGTATACCCATTGGTGTCAGGATCCAGCGAACGTCCGAATCGTTTGCCTGTTTCCGCATTAACCACTATGTGCGGCAGGAAAGCACCGACAGAAGCTATATAATCCGCTTTCGTTTCCTTTATGCCGATAACTCCGTTACGTACAGCCGGATTCTGTTTATAAGCCAAACGAATGCAATCGTCCAAACTCATAGCGGATTGGGCTAGCAGGAAAACCGGCACTGAAAGCAATAGTAGTAAAAGAAATCTTTTCATCCTTTATAATATATGATTGTGTGATAGCAGGATGATAAAAGCAAATGCAATGCCACAAATCATAAATAATTGATTATAAAACAAATAGAAATTACATAATTCTTCCACCGTCCAAAAATTAAACGCCCTAACGTCCAATAATTGGACATTACCGAGAGAATCCCTCTATTCTACCCCATTCTAACTCGTTCTGACTCATTCCAGCATAAACTTTGTATGAAAACGTCTAATTATTGGACACTCCCTTGCAAAGAAAATCAAAAACAGATACCTTTACCCGGAAACTTAAAAGGAACATTCAACGGACAGAGCCCCCAATCTTGCGTATGGAAACAGGAACGATTTTAATTGTAGACGACAATAAGAGTGTATTAGCCTCACTGGAGTTATTACTCGAGAATGT includes:
- a CDS encoding FadR/GntR family transcriptional regulator: MKIEINQTTLIDQVEDSLLTYFKKNDLRCGDSIPNENNLAAELGVARSVVREALSRLKMMGLIHARPRKGMVLTEPSILGGMKRVIDPRVLSEETILDLLDFRIALEIGISSDIFRKITPKDIEELSEIVKMGIVFENNEYALISESAFHTKLYKITGNKIISEFQEIIHPILVYVKEKFKDYLKPINIEMSKSGRIATHADLLDFIRKGDEKGYRDAIERHFEVYKIFKVNRSLELMAEKNEEERIDSI
- a CDS encoding prolyl-tRNA synthetase associated domain-containing protein — translated: MSIVSFIFATIKKSDYMSPDSEYTETHENKIYATLDKLGIAYQSLHHPAIMTMEEGAEIAQKLGCTSCKSLFLTNKQQEYFMLLLPANKKLKTKELAGQIGSSHLSFASEKAMENLLCTFPGAVSILGLIYDKENKVQLLIDKEILESTYIGCHPCVNTCSLKIRLEDILKILLPKISHQNFNIVEL
- a CDS encoding ABC transporter permease yields the protein MIGNYWNSAYRNLMKRKKFSFINIFGLAIGMASALLMLTYVTFEFSFDKMHTKYAHIYRVQSTFHEGEVLTDYWATSSFGYASAMKENLAGIEDYTRIATHLQPEQIVKYGELTLRENQIAYADPGFFRLFDFELLKGDKKTCLSMPRQVVITERIARKYFKDEDPIGKILIFTGTYDKVSCEVTGVMKEMPSNSHIHYNFLISYASLPQYMQEYWYKHEAYTYVLLDSPERKAEIEKEFPVMAEKYKTEEALKNKTWGVSLIPLADIHLTPQIGYETETKGNRSAMIALIFAAVAILVIAWINYINLTVARSMERAKEVGVRRVVGAFRQQLIYQFLFEALVMNLIAFILAVGLIELVLPHFNQLVGRTVTFSVWFMDYWWILLVLVFIAGIFISGYYPALALLNRKPITLLKGKFLHSKSGDRTRQVLVVVQYTASMILLCVTLIVFAQLNFMRNQSLGVKTSQTLVVKFPGHTEGQNIKLEAMKKAIARLPLVHRVTFSGAVPGEEVATFLSNRRTNDALKQNRLYEMLACDPDYADAYGLQIVAGRSFSEEYGDDVDKLVINETAVRNLGFASNDEAIGELVTVECTDAPMQIIGVVKDYHQQALSKNYTPIMLIHKDKIDWLPQRYISVVMASGNPRELVSQVQEIWNQYFADSSFDYFFLDQFFDHQYRQDEVFGAMIGSFTGLAIFISCLGLWVLVMFSCSTRTKEMGIRKVLGASRWNLFYQLVKGFFQLILIAVVIALPVAWFSMNAWLSHYAFRTDLKAWFFIVPVLLMLFISFVTVAFQTMKIIMSKPARSLRYE
- a CDS encoding ABC transporter ATP-binding protein, with the protein product MIKTEKLSMLFTTEEVQTKALNDVTLQVEQGEFVAIMGPSGCGKSTLLNILGTLDSPTSGSYFFEGKQVDKMTENQLTALRKGNLGFIFQSFNLIDELTVYENVELPLVYLGMKTLQRKERVNKVLEKVNLLHRANHYPQQLSGGQQQRVAIVRAVVTECKLLLADEPTGNLDSVNGIEVMELLSELNRQGTTIIIVTHSQRDAKYAHRVIQLLDGQIVAENINRPLEKKTSSKNETV
- a CDS encoding efflux RND transporter periplasmic adaptor subunit; amino-acid sequence: MDTLIERKPGINRKRLYWVGGVMLGLAVIAYFIFRDTASSMAVEKDRLTIATVEQAEFSDYIRVIGQVMPSRIIYMDAIEGGRVEERLKEEGAMVKAGDVILRLSNPLLNIGIMQSEADLAYQENELRNTRISMEQERLQLKQERIGLNKELIGKQRRYEQYKRLVNEQLIAREDYRQAEEEYIAAKEQLAVIDERIRQDHIFRESQIGSLDENIRNMKRSLALVRERLENLKVKAPIDGQVGNLNAQIGQSISAGEHIGQIITSDLKVQAQIDEHYVERVLPGLPADFTRDGGTYKLEVTKPYPEVKDGQFRTDLNFISERPENIRAGQTYHINLQLGDPAQAILVPRGGFFQITGGRWMYVVDESGTFATRRPVKIGRQNPLYYEVTDGLSPGEKVIISGYELFGDNEKLILK
- a CDS encoding TolC family protein, encoding MKRFLLLLLLSVPVFLLAQSAMSLDDCIRLAYKQNPAVRNGVIGIKETKADYIASVGAFLPHIVVNAETGKRFGRSLDPDTNGYTSESFEEGTVGLDMTLSLFEGFSRINQVRFRKMNKERSEWELKEKQNELAYQVTDAYYKLILERKLLDLALEQSRLSERYLKQTEVFVELGLKSASDLQEVKARREGDIYRYQSRGNSSRIALLHLKQLMNIQPGDTLAILDTITASQLPPYSVSTVETLYAQSIEILPSIRMIDLKQKAAHKEYAIAGGAFSPSVFARFTVGSNYYNTAFSARQLRDNIGKYVGVGISFPLLSGLQRLTNQRKLKLNMYRLKNEEELEKQQLYTDIEQTLLSLHTGYSEHQQALSQLDAETLVLKESERKWEEGLISVFQLMEARNRFIAAKAELVRVRLQIEMMMKLEKYYRQGTFL